The Coccidioides posadasii str. Silveira chromosome 2, complete sequence genomic interval ACGGCGAGAGAAGGCTGAGGGGAGCGAAGGACGGTGGGACTATGCCATAACGGCCCGTGCATCCCAAACACACAGTCTTTCGTCCCAGCCGCAGCTTGCACACCAGCCTTCGCTACCGAAAAGACACCAATCGACACCAGTGACGAATTCTGTATGCCTACCCATTCGGCCTAACTCTCTGCCCATTGTAGCCATCGGTCCAGCTCTCATTGGGTCTGCATCTCCGGGAGGTGCGACGTCAGTTCCGTCGGTCCAAACACGACACGTCATATCGTAGCTGGCACTGAGGAGAACGTGAGAAAGGTGAGGGGACCATGTTAACTTTCGAACGGCATATTCATGGCCAATCATAGCGCAAAGAGGCCCTTGTTGGGGGGCCCGGATATCAAATGTGCGAATCGTCCTGTCAACACCACCAGTTGCAAGGACTGAAGGTCGATATTTATTCCAATCATGGGTAAGAGCCTCTGACGGCGGAGACGATGCTGGAGCCATTGGTAGACCGGGATTCGTAGGGACGGGTGTTTGACCAGCTCCATGGATTGGTATCTGAACGGTAAGATGGTTCGAGGCCGATGCGGGGGTCCGTAGATCAAAGACACGGACATATGAATCGGAAGTCACACAGGATATAATATCAGGAGAATGAGGCGAGAACGCAGCAGAGTAGGTGCAACTATGCGTTGGAAGAGTGAGTAGAGAAGTCGGCCTGTCTGGAGCCCAGATCTTGACCGTGCCATCCCAGCTACTCGAGCAAAATCGATCTTTGGCCACCAGATTCCAGTGCACGGAGAAGACCTCTCTTGTGTGTTCCTTCCACGCCTGAACGGGGAATTCATCTACGGTTAAATCGAACAGCTTTATACTTCCGTCGCCAGATGCCACGAGGGCCTGGCTTTCATGAATCTCGGACCAGGCCAGATCGTACAACGCGTCTTGCGTTGTATACCTAGAGAAGTAAAACAAAAATTTCAGTAGATGCTCAACACAGGGAGTCATTCAACAGTGGACGAGTATGCGCCTTAGGAGTATTACCATTTTAAAGGGACGATACCCTGCGGGGTAAGATCAAGGATGTAAAATCGCCCATTTCCAACGAGTCCGAAGTTTGCCGAAGCCGCAACAGCTAGCCGTGAGTCGAAAAAGGGAGAGTATTTCACAGCGCATCCATTGAATCCCTCAGTGCGAAACTCGAGCATATTGTCGGTGGAGGGCGGTCGGTGGGGCAATCACAGGCTTATGCGACGGTCACGGGAAAAATTGAGGATCAAGGGCCGTTCATCGTGTGTAGTGACGCTGACATCGGTTTGTCTTCTACAGTATTTCTCCAGGAGATTATGCCCGGAATCCCATTCTCCAGTGTCGTCGCTGCTGCAGGGGTATCTGAATGATCAAGCAAGAAACACCGAGGTAGTTGGTCCTGGCCAGCCCACCTGCGCAGCTAAGTTATTCGGCGGCGTATTAACTACCTTGGTTATGTAATCCATATGAAAATGGCGCCCCGACAAGCCGGTTCTACAATCTCGATACGATATATGGCGGAAGCAACCTGCATATTGTATCTATCTCTCGGTTTAGCTGCTAGAGAACTGCTGAGAATCGCCCTCCATCCACTCCTGCATTTTTTTTGCCAAGACATCGCTATTCGACTCCAGAAACATCATGTGGCCGTTTCCGTGAATTCCCACGTTTCCAAGTTCCAGGTGCCTTACCGCAACACCGGCCTGCTGTAAAAATTTAACCGTACACCAGTCGTACACGGAATGATATCCAGACTCAGACGTAACAACGAGCACCTGGACCTTCGCGAAGTTGGCCAACCTTCGTGGGGGAGGCGATTCCGCCTGAATTGTGCAGGAAACGCCTGTCAAGTTGTGCTCTATATTTTGCTTGATCAAATCGACTTCTGGCTCCACAACAGGAGGGGCGTATGCGAGAGGAACGTCCGTTAGACCGTACTTCCTTGCTGGGCCGGACCCAATAATCTTTGCTTCAAACGGAGGCCCTCCCGGTTCAAGCGCAACAACCGAATGTACAAGATCAGGCCGTGCATCAACGAACTGCCATCCCAGAATTCCGCCCTGTGAATGGGATATGAGAATAATGGGTCTTCCAATTCTGTCTAGCAAAGCGGCGCTTGCCTCGCGGATCGTGGATTGCTGGTACAGGTCTGAAGTAAGGGATTGGACTGTTGAGGCATAGTACGCATCGAAGACAGGGTCGCCCATCAGGCCGGAGCCAGGCCACTTGGTATGGAGCTTTGCTTGCGGCCACAAGTTATGCCTTCGAGTTGCCGTAAAATAATCCTGCAGCCTTTCCGCACTCAGAATGTCCATGGTCCCATTTCCAGGAATCCAAGGACTCCGACCGCGAAATGTCTGATCAACGATATAGCATTCATAGCCCTGTTCAAGGAAATAAGAGGCCCAGCCACGTCCACCGTCAGGTTTGTTAAGCCAATTCTGCTGAACCTATCAATTTACGCCAGAGAGGTATAGCCAATGATGGTTGTAGATTCGTTGGACCCGGCATTTAGTGGGAATGATCGAAATGAGCCACTCACTGTTCCCGTCTGGCCATGGCCATGAAGAAATACAATAGGATATTGTCGGCGTACTCCACCTGTGGGACTTAGATGCTCAACATACATCTGGTCCTTGAAGACATGTTCTCCTTTGCCATTGTCCTCATAGCGCCCACCCACGTAGAAGTATCGACGGGTATGTTCCACTTCCTTTGTTGAGGGGTAGAGTGGCATCGATGTCAATTGATACAAGCTTAAGAGGGCTAGTCCCAGCCTGAGCATGGCTGTGGATGGCCGAGCAACAGGGAATAATTGCTTTGGCAAGAGACTTTAGTTTGTTAAGGCTTCGTACTCAAATTCGAGCATCAGATAAAAGCGAGCCTTGCAGGTCAGAAAGACGTCCTCTTCGGGGCCGAATTGTGATGTTGCCAGACTTGTACCCTTCCAGGGGAGAAGGGAAAGGCGCGGGTCATCAGCTGGTGGTGGCGCTGGGGCGACCAGGTTGCACAGTGGAGCATCTTTGTCTGTGCGTATTCGACAGATGATGCAGCCGAGATCATCATGGCATGCccaagtacggagtacccagCTTGGAAATCCGTCTTAGTCACGTGAGATCGCGAGAAGGTTAGTTACTTGATTTGGTCAACTAAACGGGGTATGGTTAACTACTAAATTCTCGCGACGACGAGGTTCGCGTCTGGGAGTCTTGGCTCTCAGCCTGGCGGCCGACATCCCCGATGATCATGGCACCGCGCAGAGGCTGCATCGGGTGACGATCATGGATAAGTATCTCCTTCGAAAACGCCCACGGGATTTATTCTCTCACGCCCCATCCCTCTCTCCACCGGCCGCGAATTCCGGCGAACGTAAGGCGGAGGTGGAGGTCAAGACAAAAGAGACGCGAGGTGGAATGGAAGACGATGAAGAGTCTACAGATGTCAAACTGGCAACATTAGCGTCCCTATATGCAGATATATCCCAGGACATCTTATTGGACCTACTAATTGCAAACGATGGTTCCATCCCCTTAACTTGCTCTGCTGTGAACGCAGAATTATCATCCCGAAAGAAGATCAAGCGGTCGATCAATGGGAATCTCGGAATCCAAAGCTCCCTGTCTTCATATGGAATGGCGTCAGACGGGCCAGCTGCGTCCTCGAAGACCGTGACCAAAAGAGGACAAACACTTCATCTCTTCTCTCCCCAAGACATCTCAAAACACACGCCCTGCACCATAATCCACAATTTTCTGTCCGCCGAAGATGCAACTTCTCTGCTTAAAGAGCTCCTATGCGAATCCGAAACATTCTCCCGCCAACGGTTCCAGCTCTTCGAGAATGTTGTTGAAAGCCCACACAGCACAGGATTCTACGTCTCAAGTTCCGAAGAACAGCGCCAGCAAAAGTCCGAATACGCATACAACGGCAACTACCGCACCGATGTGAGGCAGCTAACCCCAGAATTACGTAGGATCTCTAAAAGTGTGCAAAAAGCAGTGAACGAGGAAATCCAAAAACGTATTCGAGACCATTACCCAAATGGGAAGAAACTACAGTACCAGTCCCCACTGGAGTGGGTTCCCAACGCTGCCTTCGTGAACTGTTACGATGGCCCATCCGAAAGCGTCGGATACCACTCAGACGAACTGACCTATCTTGGACCCCGTGCTGTCATCGCCAGCCTTAGTTTGGGGGTTGCCAGGGAGTTCCGAGTGCGAAAGGTCGTTCCTCCCGATGAAGCAAATGTTGACGgctcatcgtcgtcgtcagATACTCACCCAACCTCCCGTGCAGATATACAAGGACAGATCTCTATCCACCTACCGCACAATTCCCTCCTTGTCATGCATGCTGAAATGCAAGAAGAGTGGAAACACAGCATTGCTCCCTCACAGATGATTTCTCCCCACCCTGTTTCCGGGAATAAAAGGATAAATGTCACATATCGCTGGTATCGGGCCTCTTTGCACCCTAAGAACACCCCTCGTTGTCGGTGTGGCATGCCATGCGTCCTTCGATGTGtccagaaaaaaaaagaaaatcggGGCAGATATATGTGGATGTGCTATGCTGGCTATGCTCCAGGAAAAAAAACATGCGCATTTTTCCAAT includes:
- the PEX7 gene encoding peroxisomal targeting signal 2 receptor (EggNog:ENOG410PG5J~COG:U~BUSCO:7885at33183), with the translated sequence MLEFRTEGFNGCAVKYSPFFDSRLAVAASANFGLVGNGRFYILDLTPQGIVPLKWYTTQDALYDLAWSEIHESQALVASGDGSIKLFDLTVDEFPVQAWKEHTREVFSVHWNLVAKDRFCSSSWDGTVKIWAPDRPTSLLTLPTHSCTYSAAFSPHSPDIISCVTSDSYVRVFDLRTPASASNHLTVQIPIHGAGQTPVPTNPGLPMAPASSPPSEALTHDWNKYRPSVLATGGVDRTIRTFDIRAPQQGPLCAMIGHEYAVRKLTWSPHLSHVLLSASYDMTCRVWTDGTDVAPPGDADPMRAGPMATMGRELGRMGRHTEFVTGVDWCLFGSEGWCASCGWDERLCVWDARAVMA
- a CDS encoding uncharacterized protein (SECRETED:SignalP(1-16)~EggNog:ENOG410PISU~COG:S); the protein is MLRLGLALLSLYQLTSMPLYPSTKEVEHTRRYFYVGGRYEDNGKGEHVFKDQMYVEHLSPTGGVRRQYPIVFLHGHGQTGTNWLNKPDGGRGWASYFLEQGYECYIVDQTFRGRSPWIPGNGTMDILSAERLQDYFTATRRHNLWPQAKLHTKWPGSGLMGDPVFDAYYASTVQSLTSDLYQQSTIREASAALLDRIGRPIILISHSQGGILGWQFVDARPDLVHSVVALEPGGPPFEAKIIGSGPARKYGLTDVPLAYAPPVVEPEVDLIKQNIEHNLTGVSCTIQAESPPPRRLANFAKVQVLVVTSESGYHSVYDWCTVKFLQQAGVAVRHLELGNVGIHGNGHMMFLESNSDVLAKKMQEWMEGDSQQFSSS
- a CDS encoding uncharacterized protein (EggNog:ENOG410PK17~COG:S~BUSCO:7547at33183), yielding MDKYLLRKRPRDLFSHAPSLSPPAANSGERKAEVEVKTKETRGGMEDDEESTDVKLATLASLYADISQDILLDLLIANDGSIPLTCSAVNAELSSRKKIKRSINGNLGIQSSLSSYGMASDGPAASSKTVTKRGQTLHLFSPQDISKHTPCTIIHNFLSAEDATSLLKELLCESETFSRQRFQLFENVVESPHSTGFYVSSSEEQRQQKSEYAYNGNYRTDVRQLTPELRRISKSVQKAVNEEIQKRIRDHYPNGKKLQYQSPLEWVPNAAFVNCYDGPSESVGYHSDELTYLGPRAVIASLSLGVAREFRVRKVVPPDEANVDGSSSSSDTHPTSRADIQGQISIHLPHNSLLVMHAEMQEEWKHSIAPSQMISPHPVSGNKRINVTYRWYRASLHPKNTPRCA